Genomic segment of Mercurialis annua linkage group LG6, ddMerAnnu1.2, whole genome shotgun sequence:
aTAGGTTAAGTAATTTGTTCTGAcacataataaataattacttatcaTTGTTATATAAGAATGTACATGGTGCAAcataaattacttttttttatattcggAAAGGAGGAGCATTTATGGGAGAAATCGAACGCACAACCTATCAGTTTGctgcgtattatttatattatttgagctATATCTCATTGGTAACATAAAATACTTACATGAATTTACTTGATTCGTCCAGATAGAAAAGAAAGACAACGTGACTATgatcaaattgaaatttgaatataattattcaACTCATTAAATTGATGCATTAAATTATtccattttttaaatgtatatcTTTTAAAAGAGTCAAAATTATTATGGGTGAGCAAAATACCTGACATATTAATTCAACTGACTGAACCGATGACTATTGGTCGGTTTGAATCGGTGAAAAATATGAATTTAGTCGATTtggttttgaattatttaatttaattgaaccgatcgaataaattaaaattttaattttttataaatagtttgaaagttgtttgcaatttttaaaattttaaccaaTCCGACTGGATTGCCGACTTAGtcggttttattttgaatttttttaattcttttcggTCAATTAGAATTTCATATTTAGTCAACTTTCTTTTAAGCATTTGGTCGgtcagttaattcaattttaaagatttcagtttgattttaattGAAGAGACTGAATTCTCACCCCTAAAAATTaagaatatataaaattatattaccatgtaaatataactttttttaattcaatagtATCAAATAAAAGGTAAAAGATACATTTTGACTCATAATCAGCAATTACCATCTATTCaaatgaaaacaattataattacTACATTGTTATCCTTTTCCAATTTGTTGGCTCAAAGGCAAAAGGGCAATAGAAGTTGGTGGTAAGGAAAAGGAGGaattgtttttcttcttttatgctggaatagaaaataatttggTAGACATTGCTTGTTGttgaaattttgtttaattaattttttttggtgagGTGGAAGTTGATGTTCGCTTTCAAACATAACCCTGATTTGATCgtagataaattaaattaatatttaatgtaGATCTGGGTCATGTGGCATGTACATGCGTAGCTTATTTATAGGTTATTTAGTTATTAATTGCTATATTAGCACAAATGCAATCGTTGAATCAAGAAATTTAATTTCAGCTTCAACtttataatatgataataattaCATTGTGGGACCATTAGGTGACATAAAGGTTGAATAATGCAAGTGGCAAAACCTATATTTGGATACTtgtatttgtaaacattttaagCTTGAATTCctacatttttatttatcaaatattgaGTTCTTACACTTTTGATTTTCTAGATATCGAGTTCcatcataaaaattaaacatgtgTACTTACGTGATGTTAGAGCGactgaataatttttttattcattttaaactaaaatttaattcctacacttttatttttgtcgaCATAAATCCTTTTATTGGTTTCCATATATTCATTAgttgtttatttaagaaaaagtTTTGTATAGGTACAAGGATtgaattttagtaatttcattttttttttcaaaattatagaTGAACTACTTAACTTTTAGAATATCAATAAGTCgacttattttaaaataattgataaaattaaaaattaaaaatgtgatTATATAAAATAGTAAATTGAGGgactaaactaatttttttcattatgaGACAGAAGGAGTCAAtgtctaaaaattaaaagtatagagGCTCAAtgttaacaaataaaaatgcaaGGATCCAATgccaaaaacattacaaatgcAAGGACCTAAATATGTGTTTTGCCTAATACAAGCAGCAAATGACTTTCGTCCCACCCTTTGAACTGGACTTTTGATTAGGTAGATCGCACTATTAACAATATATTATAGATTAGTAAAATTACATCCTCACATAATTTAACTTAAGAGTATAAAATCTGCTTGTTGATTAACGAAGAGCAAATATCATAGCAAACTCATCGTATTATTTGCACACTTAATAATGTGATTCAAAAAGCAAAATGAACTGGGCAACACAGTTTATCTCATGAGAGCAAACGATGCATAGGCATTGTAGTGTAGGAGAGCTTAAAAGTAATCACTAACCTTCTCCAACGTCCAGCCAAGCTCGCTCAATCGTATTTACATCATTTTAACACGTTTAGAATTTGACGTAGAATTTCGAATCCCTCCTTTGGTCACAGTATAGGGAGCTGTTGCCGATCTAAGAGAAGGTGACTTGTCAATGTATGCATATCGTTCATTCCCGTTCCAGTACAAAATCAGCCGGTTTGTGCATGAATGTGACCAGCTCTCACCTGCCAGAGAAGTTGACCGAAAAAAGCCAAAAAAGAgcaacaaaattataatttttaaaacgaaAAAGATTAAGTAGAAAGATCAAAATACGAACTAAAGGAGTATAGAGTTTACCTAGCGCTAGACCTAATTGAAAGGAACCTTCTGTGTGCTTTGTTGTTACTTGGTTCAACAAAACTACCTAAAAGAAGAAAGAATGTCCAAAAGAAATTACCATAAGGATCAAATGAAACCATAAGATCTTGGAGAAACAGAATGTTACTGCTGCACAAATTATATGCAAGTACGACACCTCAGCTTAAGTTGTGCATCAAATACTGTTGGTGTGTCTGATATAGATGATGCAAGGGGAAGATGGAGAAAATGGAACTTTTGAAACTCATAATTCTAAAAACATCACATATCTTTCCTAATTTAACTTGAAGTATTGAGACTTACTGAAGGAAAATTTCTTACCGCTAGGCTAAAGCTCTTTGCAATGTTCATCAACTTTAAGGCCATTCCATTGAGTACTCGTGTTCTGAGGGCTGAGTCGTCAAAATCTTGCCGGaagtgaaaagtaatgctatcAATAATTACAATCTTCACCTGTATAATAACCGATAGTTATCCCACCAAAAACCAATGTGCAGGTAATATGACAATTACCACTTCTAATAACTTTGTAAGCCAAAATATTGCTTACCTCTTTGTGCTCTGAAACAAACTTTTCTAAGTAATGAACCAGAGCAATTTGCTCCGTATAACTGCAGACAcggaaataatatatatttctcAGGATATCCTTGCTTTGCATTTCAAGTTGACAAGTTTGCAAATCCTTGCGCAAAAATCTACTATATTCCAACATGTCTTCTATACTTGCTTCAGCGACCTGTAGAGCACGCTCCACCATAAAACTACCTTCTGTATCTAAAATTCCAAAAGCAAAACATCATAGCCATGCAGACAAATGAAAAACAAGTTCAAGAAAGTAAACAGTTAGCTCGGTATCATTACTTTACCTATGTAAATTGCCTTTCCACCTAAACCACCACAGTGGAGTGGAATCTGAACATTGACTGCAAGTTGTATCCTATGAATTCAATCATAAGTATGCTTCTCTACCAAAGAGCGTAACATGAATATTATTGTAAGAAAGGATGGCCATACAGAGTAAAGAACAATCCCATACCCAAGCTGTGTTTTACCGATACCTGGTACGCCACCTATAATGAGCAGACAAAAAGAAATTCCTCACTGAAGAAAAATTGGCAACTATTATTTAATACTGAAAGCTCATGAACAGGTCATGCAAAATCCTCACATTAACAGCTTTAAAATAAGTAAATTCAATCAAGAGCAATGTGGAAAGTCGGTAAATCAATCAAGGGAAACCGTGAAAAGTATAATATACCAATTTCAGTAACTTCTTTACAACTTATTCCTCCACCAAGTATGTTATCTAGATCAGCACACGATGTAGTGATGCGCGTCAAAGACGACTCCTCGTGAAGCATATCCCACGCATTCTGTGCACCTGCAgcaaaaaaagattaaattgaGGCTTCTTGAATAAAGATTCTGATCTCTAACATCTTATTCGAAAGCACAAAGTATTGGCATCA
This window contains:
- the LOC126686574 gene encoding DNA repair protein RAD51 homolog 3; amino-acid sequence: MEVKTLPLSSSQRGKLINAGYTSLASLSSVSSSDLARKLNISDSEALEILKVASHSSRLYEEGGSHAVINGAQNAWDMLHEESSLTRITTSCADLDNILGGGISCKEVTEIGGVPGIGKTQLGIQLAVNVQIPLHCGGLGGKAIYIDTEGSFMVERALQVAEASIEDMLEYSRFLRKDLQTCQLEMQSKDILRNIYYFRVCSYTEQIALVHYLEKFVSEHKEVKIVIIDSITFHFRQDFDDSALRTRVLNGMALKLMNIAKSFSLAVVLLNQVTTKHTEGSFQLGLALGESWSHSCTNRLILYWNGNERYAYIDKSPSLRSATAPYTVTKGGIRNSTSNSKRVKMM